A genome region from Microbacterium sp. CGR2 includes the following:
- a CDS encoding DUF3180 family protein: MKRTSAGLLAVLALLATGGGFLLNHLLTASGRATFTPSLLLPVLLLLIAAASVGVAWPVRASVRTGIRIDPFRALRAATLARASSLLGAIMAGFGAGLLLFLLSRPIDPQVGSTVAMLALIGSAVILVIAALIAEQFCTLPKDPDDSEPRDRAPEPGGGH; encoded by the coding sequence ATGAAGCGCACCTCGGCGGGACTCCTGGCGGTCCTCGCGTTGCTCGCCACCGGAGGCGGGTTCCTGCTCAACCACCTGTTGACCGCGAGTGGACGTGCGACGTTCACGCCGTCGCTGCTGCTGCCGGTCCTGCTGCTGTTGATCGCGGCGGCGTCGGTCGGGGTGGCCTGGCCGGTTCGCGCGAGTGTGCGCACCGGCATCCGTATCGACCCGTTCCGAGCGCTCCGAGCGGCGACGCTGGCACGGGCTTCCAGCCTCCTCGGTGCGATCATGGCCGGGTTCGGGGCCGGACTGCTCCTCTTCCTTCTGTCGCGGCCCATCGATCCACAGGTAGGGTCGACTGTGGCCATGCTGGCCCTGATCGGAAGTGCGGTCATTCTCGTGATCGCCGCACTCATCGCCGAACAGTTCTGCACTCTGCCGAAGGATCCTGATGACTCAGAACCCCGAGACCGCGCCCCTGAACCCGGCGGAGGGCACTGA
- a CDS encoding PH domain-containing protein encodes MTQNPETAPLNPAEGTDRHALDQGTYTQLRTARNEARLELDGVWHQISPRYVVSQILQNVIFIAFVAAVAIVLHLVLDQTWVWIPAGVILIVTVLALVILPRQAKAIGYMLRADDIVFRKGILWQRMIAVPYGRMQLVDITQGPLDRAFGISQLKMVTAAATTGVQIPGLTQSASEALRDTLIEVAETRRTGL; translated from the coding sequence ATGACTCAGAACCCCGAGACCGCGCCCCTGAACCCGGCGGAGGGCACTGATCGACACGCCCTCGATCAGGGCACCTACACCCAGCTGCGCACAGCACGAAATGAGGCACGACTCGAGCTCGACGGCGTCTGGCACCAGATATCGCCTCGCTACGTGGTCTCGCAGATCCTCCAGAACGTGATCTTCATCGCCTTCGTGGCGGCGGTGGCCATCGTGCTGCACCTCGTTCTCGATCAGACATGGGTGTGGATCCCGGCCGGGGTGATCCTGATCGTCACGGTGCTGGCGCTCGTCATCCTCCCGCGCCAGGCGAAGGCCATCGGGTACATGCTCCGCGCCGACGACATCGTCTTCCGCAAAGGCATCCTCTGGCAGCGGATGATCGCCGTTCCCTACGGCCGGATGCAGCTCGTGGACATCACGCAGGGACCGCTCGACCGCGCGTTCGGCATCAGTCAGTTGAAGATGGTGACGGCGGCAGCGACCACCGGTGTGCAGATCCCGGGGCTCACGCAGAGCGCCTCCGAGGCGCTGCGTGACACGCTGATCGAAGTGGCCGAGACCCGCCGGACCGGCCTGTGA
- a CDS encoding PH domain-containing protein: MSEQSPAAPSAQVPTGVKDASTTLADGEWHRMHPLTPLFKGGLVLIIVAGIVITNMRDRLINWFVTLFTPEEANYNGYSGGDPVDWVFENNLILLVLLGVLGLVVVLVLVFWFFWRFHQFRITGDHVEVRKGVVFRSHRRAPLDRVQGVNLTRPFPARIIGLAKLEVVGAGNDANVEMEYLATSRAESVRTDILRLASGARAARKAALNPQSGGAATGAPASVRSQLRGSMNEGVTGLIAGVDLDDVAPESVVKIPTGRLVGSQLIAGILWLVFFAVIFAVALGSTIIGILIDGDPDGGVVLLGIGLGMGIPMVIAVVGITWAQISKSLRYSIAPTPDGVRITYGLLTTVTETLPPGRIFAVEVSQSLLWRPFGWWTIKINRMSGKSAAQQTSGSAQQFNVVLPVGKRADVERVLGLVLPDVPSEQLGFLWEHGIVGPIDGDPFLRMPRRAWWRRPLSWKRAGYLVADFGLVLRRGFVWRKLAVFPLARLQGVSLSQGPIDRAQRVSGAQVHTVPGPITGYLSGFERDDALSLLDGVSRAAAEAASRHTTHRWSEHVAESVPVAVPAGSAFPAAFPPPPPPAPPTAPAAPVAPPVGSPPPSAPPAPPAAPPVAPPVAPAPPVAPPGAPLAFPAPPAPPAPPASPVE, translated from the coding sequence GTGAGCGAGCAGAGCCCCGCTGCCCCGAGCGCGCAGGTGCCCACGGGCGTCAAGGACGCATCGACGACCCTCGCGGACGGCGAATGGCATCGGATGCATCCGCTCACGCCGCTCTTCAAGGGCGGCTTGGTCCTCATCATCGTGGCGGGAATCGTCATCACGAACATGCGGGACCGGCTCATCAACTGGTTCGTCACCCTTTTCACGCCCGAAGAGGCGAACTACAACGGCTACTCCGGCGGCGACCCTGTCGACTGGGTGTTCGAGAACAACCTGATCCTCCTCGTGCTGCTCGGGGTCCTCGGCCTCGTGGTCGTGCTCGTGCTCGTCTTCTGGTTCTTCTGGCGGTTCCACCAGTTCCGCATCACCGGCGACCACGTCGAGGTCCGCAAAGGCGTGGTCTTCCGGTCGCACCGCCGCGCGCCACTCGATCGCGTGCAGGGAGTCAACCTGACCCGTCCGTTCCCCGCCCGCATCATCGGGCTGGCGAAACTCGAAGTGGTCGGCGCGGGCAACGACGCGAATGTCGAGATGGAATACCTGGCGACGTCCCGCGCTGAATCGGTGCGGACCGACATCCTTCGGCTCGCATCAGGGGCACGGGCCGCGCGCAAAGCGGCGCTCAACCCGCAGTCCGGGGGTGCGGCGACGGGTGCACCGGCGTCGGTTCGCTCTCAGCTCCGGGGATCGATGAACGAGGGCGTCACCGGTTTGATCGCCGGCGTGGACCTCGACGACGTCGCTCCCGAGAGCGTGGTGAAGATCCCGACCGGCCGCCTGGTCGGTTCGCAGCTGATCGCCGGAATCCTGTGGCTGGTCTTCTTCGCTGTGATCTTCGCGGTGGCGCTCGGCAGCACGATCATCGGCATCCTCATCGACGGCGACCCTGACGGCGGCGTCGTGCTGCTCGGCATCGGCCTCGGGATGGGGATCCCCATGGTGATCGCCGTCGTCGGTATCACCTGGGCGCAGATCTCCAAGTCCTTGCGGTACTCGATCGCGCCGACACCCGACGGAGTGCGCATCACATATGGGCTGCTGACCACGGTCACAGAGACCCTCCCGCCGGGCCGCATCTTCGCGGTGGAGGTCTCGCAGTCGCTGCTCTGGCGACCGTTCGGCTGGTGGACCATCAAGATCAACCGGATGAGCGGCAAGAGTGCGGCGCAGCAGACCTCGGGCAGCGCGCAGCAGTTCAACGTGGTGCTGCCCGTCGGCAAGCGCGCCGACGTCGAGCGTGTGCTCGGGCTCGTCCTCCCCGATGTGCCGAGCGAGCAGCTCGGCTTCCTGTGGGAGCACGGCATCGTCGGCCCCATCGACGGCGACCCTTTTCTCCGGATGCCTCGGCGTGCGTGGTGGCGTCGCCCGCTGTCGTGGAAGCGCGCCGGGTACTTGGTGGCCGATTTCGGGTTGGTGCTGCGTCGCGGATTCGTGTGGCGCAAGCTCGCCGTGTTCCCGCTGGCGCGGCTGCAGGGGGTCTCCCTCTCGCAGGGCCCGATCGACCGGGCGCAGCGAGTGTCGGGCGCGCAGGTGCACACGGTTCCGGGGCCCATCACCGGCTATCTCTCCGGGTTCGAGCGGGACGACGCCCTGTCGTTGCTCGACGGAGTGAGCCGGGCGGCGGCGGAAGCCGCTTCGCGCCACACCACTCACCGGTGGAGCGAGCATGTCGCAGAGTCCGTGCCGGTCGCGGTGCCGGCGGGTTCCGCTTTCCCCGCTGCTTTCCCACCTCCGCCGCCGCCTGCACCGCCGACGGCACCCGCCGCGCCTGTCGCACCGCCGGTCGGCTCGCCGCCTCCTTCGGCTCCTCCGGCTCCTCCGGCTGCACCGCCCGTGGCACCACCCGTGGCTCCGGCTCCGCCCGTGGCGCCGCCCGGTGCTCCGCTGGCGTTCCCCGCTCCACCCGCTCCGCCCGCGCCGCCTGCCTCTCCGGTGGAGTGA
- a CDS encoding DUF2520 domain-containing protein produces MVRDGRLGVGIIGAGRVGPVLGAALGGAGHAVIGITSGSDDERASAVLPEVPVLDALEVVRRAELVIVAVPTDQLASLVAGIAEVGGWQIGQLVLHTDPGYGIEVLRPAAERGAIPLAVHPAITFSGTSIDLRQLQAGFAAVTAPPAVLPIAQALAVEMGCEPIVIAEEDRAAYADAIQTATEFSRSIIGQSTARLREIGIENPGGYLSALVQSTVERALREASDPPHLI; encoded by the coding sequence GTGGTACGAGACGGACGCCTGGGCGTCGGGATCATCGGCGCGGGAAGAGTGGGGCCCGTTCTCGGTGCAGCACTCGGCGGCGCCGGGCATGCGGTGATCGGGATCACGAGCGGATCTGACGACGAACGCGCGTCGGCGGTCCTGCCGGAAGTTCCGGTGCTGGACGCGCTGGAGGTGGTGCGGCGAGCCGAGCTCGTGATCGTCGCCGTGCCGACCGACCAGCTCGCGTCGCTCGTCGCGGGCATCGCGGAAGTCGGCGGATGGCAGATCGGCCAGCTCGTCCTGCACACCGACCCTGGTTACGGTATCGAGGTGCTGCGGCCGGCCGCGGAGCGAGGCGCGATTCCGTTGGCGGTGCACCCCGCGATCACGTTCTCCGGAACATCGATCGACCTGCGTCAGCTGCAGGCCGGATTCGCGGCCGTGACCGCGCCACCCGCGGTGCTGCCCATCGCGCAGGCGCTGGCGGTCGAGATGGGCTGCGAACCGATCGTCATCGCGGAGGAGGATCGGGCGGCCTATGCCGACGCCATCCAGACCGCGACGGAGTTCTCGCGCTCCATCATCGGCCAGTCCACCGCGCGGCTGCGCGAGATCGGCATCGAGAACCCGGGCGGTTACCTCTCCGCGCTCGTGCAGTCCACGGTCGAGCGGGCACTGCGCGAAGCATCCGATCCTCCGCACCTGATCTGA
- a CDS encoding DUF2207 family protein, whose amino-acid sequence MTASRIIRALAAFALVLAGLGSPAAATASDSTATVQTARVGSAAVPTDVDDFSYASWEAEYEVGLDEDGRSEMHVTETLVARFPDADQNRGIVRGLPTSYEGAGLDTRVLSVTDGSGSEVPYETDEEDGLLLVLTGDDDYVRGLSTYVIEYEMRDVILSTDLSTGSGSPDSESPSGKGVDEFYWDLLPLDSTQPIERFRADVVFDDAMASRLTGAASCYSGQSGSTASCDLQGPVQDGDAAVFRVESAQREAGDGVTVAIGFEAGTAAQPPARMPNPVTDVIPLAAAAAAAGLSIGSWVAVSAFRRRRRVATGIIVAQYDVPVSLPPLLAAPLLPGVKSVVPAEIVHLAVRRDIRIEEGDAPERPRLRRLTVDASTETLDTDPLDAEALDALFVDADDDSVTDLPTASEDFAMRMVALEQSGKTAAASRGFTTTARSRGAAILQWTAVTVGTIGFALALWGVISGRLSAIPALVVMSFTLFIVLVSCFYAFARHTVLTAEGAQAFEYLKGVEDFIRVAEADRLQMLQSYSGAERRQDGAVDVIHLYERLLPYAMLFGMEDEWGEVLEGAYARAQRGPDWIGDPTSPYLRLYLTSFAASSHAAATYTSPTADSSSSSGGSFGGGFSGGGGGGGFSGGR is encoded by the coding sequence ATGACCGCCTCACGGATCATCCGCGCGCTGGCCGCATTCGCCCTAGTTCTCGCCGGCCTCGGCTCACCGGCTGCTGCCACGGCGTCGGACTCGACCGCCACCGTTCAGACGGCCCGGGTCGGCAGCGCGGCCGTGCCGACCGATGTCGACGACTTCTCGTACGCCTCGTGGGAGGCCGAGTACGAGGTGGGGCTCGATGAAGACGGCCGGTCGGAGATGCACGTCACCGAGACACTCGTCGCACGCTTCCCCGACGCCGATCAGAACCGCGGCATCGTCCGCGGGCTGCCCACCTCGTACGAGGGCGCGGGGCTCGACACGCGAGTGCTGTCCGTGACCGACGGGAGCGGCTCGGAGGTGCCGTACGAGACCGACGAGGAAGACGGCCTGCTGCTGGTCCTCACCGGTGACGACGACTACGTGCGAGGGCTGTCCACCTATGTGATCGAGTACGAGATGCGCGATGTCATCCTGTCGACCGACCTCTCGACCGGGTCCGGCTCGCCGGACTCCGAAAGCCCATCCGGCAAGGGTGTCGACGAGTTCTACTGGGATCTCCTCCCGCTCGACAGCACCCAGCCCATCGAGCGTTTCCGTGCCGACGTCGTGTTCGACGACGCGATGGCCTCGCGACTCACCGGCGCTGCGAGCTGCTATTCAGGACAGTCCGGCTCCACCGCTTCGTGCGATCTCCAGGGCCCGGTGCAAGACGGCGACGCAGCGGTGTTCCGCGTGGAGTCCGCACAGCGCGAGGCAGGCGACGGCGTGACCGTGGCCATCGGCTTCGAAGCGGGAACCGCCGCACAGCCACCTGCCCGGATGCCGAACCCTGTGACCGACGTCATCCCGCTGGCCGCGGCGGCCGCCGCCGCCGGACTGTCGATCGGAAGCTGGGTGGCGGTTTCCGCGTTCCGCCGCCGCCGCCGGGTCGCCACCGGAATCATCGTCGCGCAGTACGACGTCCCGGTGTCCCTCCCGCCACTGCTCGCCGCCCCGCTGCTCCCCGGAGTGAAAAGCGTGGTGCCGGCCGAGATCGTGCACCTCGCCGTCCGCAGGGATATCCGCATCGAAGAAGGCGACGCACCGGAGCGCCCGCGGTTGCGACGCCTCACCGTCGACGCATCCACCGAGACGCTCGATACCGACCCCCTCGACGCAGAGGCACTCGACGCGCTGTTCGTCGACGCGGATGACGACAGCGTGACAGACCTTCCCACCGCGAGTGAGGACTTCGCGATGCGCATGGTGGCGCTGGAACAGAGCGGAAAGACCGCAGCGGCGTCTCGAGGCTTCACGACCACGGCGCGCAGTCGGGGCGCCGCGATCCTGCAGTGGACCGCCGTCACCGTCGGGACCATCGGGTTCGCACTTGCGCTCTGGGGCGTGATCAGCGGTCGGCTCTCCGCCATCCCTGCTCTCGTCGTGATGTCGTTCACTCTCTTCATCGTGCTCGTCTCCTGCTTCTACGCGTTCGCGAGGCACACGGTCCTCACCGCGGAAGGAGCGCAAGCCTTCGAGTACCTGAAGGGTGTCGAGGATTTCATCCGCGTGGCCGAGGCCGACCGACTGCAGATGCTGCAGTCATACAGCGGAGCCGAGCGCCGGCAGGACGGTGCCGTCGATGTGATCCACCTCTACGAGCGCCTTCTCCCGTACGCGATGCTCTTCGGCATGGAAGACGAGTGGGGTGAGGTGCTCGAGGGTGCTTACGCGCGTGCGCAGCGCGGCCCCGACTGGATCGGCGACCCGACCTCGCCCTACCTGCGCCTCTACCTGACCAGCTTCGCGGCATCTTCGCACGCGGCCGCCACGTACACCTCACCGACGGCCGACAGCTCGTCGAGCTCGGGCGGATCGTTCGGCGGTGGCTTCTCCGGCGGAGGCGGAGGCGGAGGCTTCTCGGGCGGGCGCTGA
- the lysS gene encoding lysine--tRNA ligase, whose translation MTDASAAPEPSSTDPSTEDDIHEQKAVRLAKRARLIEKRADAAGGAFPVGVPVTHTIPALRAEYGELEAGAETGVVVGIAGRVVFSRNTGKLCFATLQAGDGTRIQAMISLANVGEESLAGWKEYVDLGDHVFVHGEVISSRRGELSVMADDWAIASKAILPLPNAYSELSEEGRVRSRYLDLIVRDQARFTVRARAAVNASLRATFTSHDYLEVETPMLQVQHGGASARPFVTHSNAFDTELFLRIAPELYLKRAVVGGIERVYEINRNFRNEGADSTHSPEFAMLEAYQAYGDYHQMAALTQELVQQAAVAVTGTTTVTWADGTEYDLGGEWDRISMYESLSAASGRTITPQDSVEDLIAFAEANGADVPPQATHGKLVEELWEHFVKGDLVRPTFVMDFPVDTSPLVREHRAIAGVVEKWDLYIRGFELATGYSELVDPVIQRERFVEQAKLAARGDVEAMPIDEEFLRALEHGMPPSGGMGMGIDRLLMAITGLGIRETILFPLVK comes from the coding sequence ATGACTGACGCGTCCGCCGCGCCCGAACCTTCCTCGACCGATCCGTCGACCGAGGACGACATCCACGAGCAGAAGGCCGTTCGTCTCGCCAAGCGTGCGCGTCTGATCGAGAAGCGGGCGGATGCCGCGGGTGGAGCGTTCCCCGTCGGTGTCCCGGTCACGCACACGATCCCGGCGCTCCGTGCCGAGTACGGCGAGCTCGAGGCTGGAGCCGAGACCGGCGTCGTCGTCGGCATCGCCGGACGCGTGGTCTTCAGTCGCAACACGGGCAAGCTCTGCTTCGCCACGCTGCAGGCGGGGGATGGCACGCGGATTCAGGCGATGATCTCGCTCGCGAACGTCGGCGAGGAGTCGCTGGCGGGCTGGAAGGAGTACGTCGACCTGGGTGACCACGTCTTCGTGCACGGCGAGGTGATCTCCAGCCGCCGCGGCGAGCTGTCGGTCATGGCCGATGACTGGGCGATCGCGTCGAAGGCGATCCTTCCGCTCCCCAACGCCTATTCGGAGCTCAGCGAAGAGGGTCGGGTACGCAGCCGCTACCTCGACCTCATCGTTCGCGATCAGGCCCGCTTCACCGTTCGCGCCCGCGCTGCCGTGAACGCGAGCCTCCGCGCCACGTTCACCAGCCACGACTATCTCGAGGTCGAGACTCCGATGCTGCAGGTGCAGCACGGCGGAGCATCCGCCCGTCCGTTCGTCACGCATTCGAACGCCTTCGACACGGAACTCTTCCTCCGCATCGCTCCGGAACTGTACTTGAAGCGCGCCGTCGTCGGCGGCATCGAGCGTGTGTACGAGATCAACCGCAACTTCCGGAACGAGGGTGCCGACTCCACCCACAGCCCCGAGTTCGCCATGCTCGAGGCATACCAGGCGTACGGCGACTACCACCAGATGGCCGCGCTCACTCAGGAGCTCGTACAGCAGGCGGCTGTCGCGGTGACCGGGACGACGACGGTGACGTGGGCTGACGGCACCGAGTACGACCTGGGCGGCGAATGGGATCGCATCTCGATGTACGAGTCGTTGTCCGCGGCATCCGGTCGCACGATCACCCCTCAGGATTCCGTCGAGGATCTGATCGCGTTCGCCGAGGCGAACGGTGCCGACGTGCCCCCGCAGGCGACGCACGGCAAGCTCGTCGAAGAGCTCTGGGAGCACTTCGTCAAGGGCGACCTCGTGCGTCCGACGTTCGTGATGGACTTCCCGGTCGACACCTCGCCGCTGGTGCGCGAGCACCGAGCGATCGCAGGCGTCGTCGAGAAGTGGGACCTCTACATCCGTGGCTTCGAGCTGGCGACCGGATACTCCGAGCTCGTCGACCCGGTCATCCAGCGCGAGCGCTTCGTCGAGCAGGCCAAGCTGGCCGCCCGCGGCGATGTCGAGGCGATGCCCATCGACGAGGAGTTCCTGCGGGCACTCGAGCACGGCATGCCCCCGTCCGGAGGGATGGGAATGGGCATCGACCGGCTGCTCATGGCGATCACGGGCCTCGGCATCCGCGAGACGATCCTCTTCCCGCTCGTCAAGTAG
- a CDS encoding DUF4192 family protein codes for MTTLLRASDSAEFLSIVPSLAGFTPRQSIVLLPFRRTRTYGAMRLDLPPNDAPLDEFADAAVGLVARVEGTDAVAVVVYTDDEAHATRDGLVLPLAVAVDELLGCAEEAGLRVVDALCVTPTGWASYLADDPRLGELGEIVAAPEARSVGDVSGDQLAGSDLPPADLATKERVGKALRELTAQLHPDQCHARSTGRENTTAMAALVMLEDIPAFFESVLQEPDELSPFAAAALLWCMDRPLFRDVAIAQWATGLSGGMRTLEAQLAFSERGVMVPDDLGEVFLGRGPAPDPDRLRTALSVVRTAAALAPRASRPAPLTAAAWLSWALGRSSHAGHYLDMARAIDPDYGLAALLDTMIGSAMLPEWAFRRVAAE; via the coding sequence ATGACGACACTGCTTCGAGCTTCCGACTCCGCTGAGTTCCTCAGCATCGTTCCCTCCCTCGCGGGCTTCACGCCCCGACAGAGCATCGTGCTGCTCCCGTTCCGCCGCACCCGCACCTACGGCGCCATGCGCCTCGATCTCCCGCCGAACGACGCTCCCCTCGACGAATTCGCCGATGCCGCCGTCGGACTGGTCGCTCGCGTCGAGGGGACGGATGCTGTGGCCGTGGTCGTCTACACCGACGACGAGGCGCACGCGACGCGTGACGGGCTGGTGCTGCCGTTGGCGGTGGCCGTCGACGAACTGCTCGGTTGCGCTGAAGAAGCCGGGCTGCGTGTCGTCGATGCTCTCTGCGTGACCCCTACCGGCTGGGCGAGCTACCTCGCCGACGACCCCCGTCTCGGAGAACTCGGCGAGATCGTCGCCGCCCCCGAGGCGCGCTCCGTCGGCGACGTCTCGGGCGATCAGCTCGCAGGGTCCGACCTCCCACCCGCCGATCTCGCCACGAAGGAACGGGTCGGAAAAGCCTTGCGGGAACTCACCGCGCAGCTTCATCCGGACCAGTGCCACGCACGATCGACCGGCCGTGAGAACACGACGGCGATGGCCGCCCTCGTGATGCTCGAAGACATCCCGGCATTCTTCGAGTCGGTGCTGCAAGAACCCGACGAACTATCTCCGTTCGCCGCCGCCGCGCTCCTGTGGTGCATGGACCGGCCGCTGTTCCGTGATGTCGCGATCGCACAATGGGCCACGGGGCTCTCCGGCGGGATGCGCACCCTCGAAGCTCAACTCGCGTTCTCGGAGAGGGGCGTGATGGTCCCCGATGACCTCGGCGAGGTCTTCCTCGGACGTGGTCCAGCTCCCGACCCGGATCGGCTGCGGACCGCTCTCTCCGTCGTCCGGACGGCGGCGGCGCTCGCGCCGCGCGCGTCTCGCCCGGCGCCGCTCACCGCGGCCGCGTGGCTTTCGTGGGCACTCGGACGCTCATCGCACGCCGGTCACTACCTCGACATGGCACGGGCGATCGACCCCGACTACGGACTCGCCGCCCTCCTCGACACCATGATCGGCAGTGCGATGCTGCCGGAGTGGGCGTTCCGGCGCGTCGCGGCGGAATGA